One region of Salvia miltiorrhiza cultivar Shanhuang (shh) chromosome 3, IMPLAD_Smil_shh, whole genome shotgun sequence genomic DNA includes:
- the LOC131015364 gene encoding clathrin interactor EPSIN 1: MDFMKVFDQTVREIKREVNLKVLKVPEIEQKVLDATDDEPWGPHGTVLAEIAQATKKFTECQMVMNVIWTRLTETGKNWRFVYKSLTVIEYLVGHGSERAVDDIIEHTFKISSLASFEYVEPSGKDVGINVRKKAETIVALLNNKEKMQEVRNKAAANRDKYVGLSSSGITFKSGTASFTSSSTSSDRYGGFGNTKDKESFNVGYKEDEFGEDKYGTITNSKKKSSRNGSTDQDSPTASASKTSKPDEYVSVSSQNTSSNKFDEDFDDFDPRGTSGAKPSSGSQQVDLFGQDLMGDFLDVPVSVPTDKSTSLDNDPPEVDLFADAAFVSATPQPAAEKNPEPQFDVDLFASQLAPTPAVSTTMDFFAAPNSASQIDSKASKSDETSNISDPFANVPLNNFDSSDPFGVFTSHTDPSSVQSSSNQGSNSNMKGASPETFAPPPKKEFQVKSGIWADSLSRGLIDLNITAPKKVNLAGVGIVGGLTDPSEEKDKGALPSFYMGRPMGSGPMLGKSGPTSTSTNDNFFSSLSSQQNQFGSFQK, translated from the exons ATGGATTTCATGAAGGTTTTTGATCAAACTGTCCGTGAAAT AAAGAGGGAGGTGAATCTGAAGGTGTTGAAGGTTCCAGAGATAGAACAAAAG GTTCTGGATGCTACGGATGATGAACCTTGGGGTCCTCATGGCACAGTGTTGGCAGAAATAGCACAAGCTACAAAGAAATT CACCGAATGTCAGATGGTAATGAATGTCATCTGGACAAGATTGACTGAGACTGGCAAGAATTGGCGTTTTGTCTACAAG TCGTTGACCGTCATAGAGTATCTGGTGGGACATGGATCAGAACGTGCTGTTGATGACATAATAGAACATACATTTAAGATTTCT TCTCTGGCAAGTTTTGAGTATGTGGAGCCAAGTGGAAAGGATGTCGGGATCAATGTGAGAAAAAAAGCAGAAACTATTGTGGCTCTTCtgaataataaagaaaaaatgcAGGAAGTCAGGAATAAAGCTGCTGCGAATCGTGATAA GTATGTTGGACTTTCGTCATCTGGAATAACGTTCAAATCCGGTACAGCATCGTTCACCTCTAGCTCTACTAGTAGTGATCGATATGGAGGTTTTGGTAATACAAAAGACAAAGAATCATTTAATGTTGGTTATAAGGAGGATGAATTTGGTGAAGATAAATATGGAACGATCACTAATTCGAAAAAAAAGTCATCTCGTAATGGCAG CACGGATCAAGACTCTCCTACTGCTAGTGCATCAAAAACCAGCAAGCCAGATGAATATGTTTCAGTTTCTTCACAAAATACATCTTCAAACAAATTCGACGAAgactttgatgattttgatcCTCGAGGGACGTCAGGTGCCA AGCCGTCTTCTGGAAGCCAACAAGTTGATCTTTTCGGGCAAGATCTTATGGGTGACTTCTTGGATGTCCCGGTATCTGTTCCAACAGATAAGTCTACTTCCTTAGACAATGATCCACCGGAGGTTGATTTATTTGCTGATGCTGCTTTTGTATCAGCCACTCCTCAACCAGCTGCAGAGAAAAATCCCGAGCCTCAG TTTGATGTCGATCTATTTGCCTCTCAGCTGGCCCCTACTCCTGCTGTTTCTACAACAATGGATTTTTTCGCTGCTCCTAATTCAGCTTCCCAAATTGACAGCAAAGCTTCAAAATCTGATGAAACGAGCAACATTTCCGATCCATTCGCTAATGTTCCACTGAACAATTTTGATAGCTCTGACCCGTTCGGTGTCTTCACTTCTCATACAGATCCTTCGTCGGTCCAGAGTTCTTCCAATCAAGGGAGCAATAGTAATATGAAGGGAGCTTCTCCTGAAACCTTCGCTCCCCCACCCAAGAAAGAATTTCAAGTCAAATCTGGAATATGGGCAGATTCTCTGAGTCGTGGATTAATCGACCTAAACATAACTGCAC CTAAAAAGGTTAACCTAGCGGGTGTCGGCATCGTTGGTGGGTTGACTGATCCATCAGAAGAGAAAGACAAGGGAGCTTTGCCTTCATTTTACATGGGCAGACCTATGGGCAGTGGACCCATGCTTGGTAAATCCGGGCCCACATCGACATCGACAAATGATAACTTCTTCTCGAGTCTAAGCAGCCAACAGAACCAATTCGGGAGTTTCCAGAAATGA
- the LOC131015447 gene encoding vacuolar protein sorting-associated protein 32 homolog 2-like has product MFTRIFGKPKQETNALATLDKLNETLEMLEKKEKVLLKKAAAEVERAKEFTRAKNKRAAIQCLKRKRLYEQQIEQLGNFQLRIHDQMIMLEGAKATTETVDALRTGAAAMKAMQKATNIDDVDKTMDEINEQTENMKQIQEALSTPIGAAADFDEDELEAELEELEGAELEEQLLQPATTAPAAPVRVPAGRQPAKKVEDEDDELAELQREMAL; this is encoded by the exons ATGTTTACTAGAATTTTTGGAAAGCCTAAGCAAGAGACGAATGCTCTGGCAACGTTAGATAAGCTAAATGAG ACTCTTGAGATGCTGgagaaaaaagagaaagttCTCTTGAAGAAGGCTGCCGCTGAAGTTGAAAGGGCCAAGGAGTTCACTCGAGCTAAAAATAAAAGGG CTGCAATACAATGTCTGAAGAGAAAAAGGCTTTATGAACAACAAATTGAACAGCTTGGAAATTTCCAGTTGCGAATTCATGATCAG ATGATAATGCTAGAGGGAGCAAAAGCTACCACGGAAACTGTAGATGCTTTGAGAACTGGAGCAGCTGCAATGAAGGCTATGCAGAAAGCAAC CAATATTGATGATGTGGACAAGACAATGGATGAAATCAATGAGCAGACTGAAAATATGAAACAAATTCAAGAAGCTTTGTCCACGCCTATTGGTGCAGCAGCTGATTTTGATGAG GATGAATTGGAGGCAGAGCTCGAGGAACTCGAAGGAGCTGAGTTGGAGGAACAGCTCTTGCAACCCGCAACAACAGCTCCTGCTGCTCCTGTCCGAGTCCCTGCAGGAAGGCAACCAGCGAAGAAGGTTGAAGATGAGGATGATGAGCTGGCCGAATTGCAGAGAGAGATGGCCCTTTAA
- the LOC131015406 gene encoding zinc finger CCCH domain-containing protein 20-like yields MMMMMISDPPRSNPTVQIPPWDPYLEDPAPYINSPAAVTNHGDFTQYDVALAALQRYLPSNKDEYAAAAADGGGGGGGGGDDDDFDIPVDAYSCDEFRMFEFKVKRCGRARSHDWTECPFAHPGEKARRRDPRRHHYSGSACPDFRRGACRRGDACEHAHGVFECWLHPARYRTQPCKDGTHCRRRVCFFAHTPEQLRILPYTAGAGDGSSPRSSAQYSPPSTPATASPPASPMSQLAESMRGMQINKMKLGLGMGMGMGLSMSPPNWGGGGYGSPCSPGKILPGFRSLPATPVRAVARRGPNAFDLWESWSEEEPAMERVESGRALRERIYSKLGKENSLDRVGQADSVPDFGWVSELVK; encoded by the coding sequence atgatgatgatgatgatcagCGATCCCCCGCGCTCGAATCCGACCGTCCAAATCCCGCCGTGGGATCCCTACCTCGAGGATCCGGCGCCCTACATTAACTCTCCGGCGGCGGTCACCAACCACGGCGATTTCACTCAATACGACGTCGCTCTGGCCGCGCTGCAGCGCTACCTCCCTTCGAACAAGGACGAATACGCCGCGGCTGCGGCGgacggaggcggaggcggaggcggaggcggggACGACGACGATTTCGATATCCCCGTGGACGCGTACTCGTGCGACGAGTTCCGGATGTTCGAGTTCAAGGTGAAGCGGTGCGGGCGGGCGCGGTCGCACGACTGGACGGAGTGCCCGTTCGCGCACCCGGGGGAGAAGGCGCGGCGCCGCGACCCGCGGCGGCACCACTACTCCGGCAGCGCGTGCCCGGACTTCCGCAGGGGCGCGTGCAGGAGGGGCGACGCGTGCGAGCACGCGCACGGGGTGTTCGAGTGCTGGCTCCACCCCGCGCGCTACCGCACGCAGCCGTGCAAGGACGGGACGCACTGCCGCCGCCGCGTCTGCTTCTTCGCGCACACGCCGGAACAGCTCCGGATCCTGCCGTATACCGCCGGCGCGGGGGACGGATCCTCGCCGCGGTCGTCGGCGCAGTACTCGCCGCCATCCACGCCGGCGACGGCTTCGCCGCCGGCGTCTCCGATGAGTCAGCTCGCTGAGTCGATGCGGGGGATGCAGATCAATAAGATGAAATTAGGGCTCGGGATGGGTATGGGCATGGGATTGAGCATGAGCCCGCCGAATTGGGGCGGGGGTGGGTACGGGTCGCCGTGCAGCCCGGGTAAGATCCTACCCGGATTCAGGAGCCTACCCGCGACTCCGGTCCGGGCCGTGGCCCGGCGCGGGCCCAACGCCTTCGACCTGTGGGAGAGCTGGTCCGAGGAGGAGCCGGCGATGGAGCGTGTCGAGTCGGGTCGGGCTTTGCGTGAGCGGATCTACTCGAAGCTCGGGAAGGAGAACTCGTTGGATCGGGTCGGGCAGGCTGACTCGGTCCCCGATTTCGGGTGGGTTTCGGAGCTCGTTAAGTGA